A DNA window from Sphingopyxis sp. CCNWLW2 contains the following coding sequences:
- a CDS encoding NADH-quinone oxidoreductase subunit A — MGVALALSLLFVFLPMAVSRFTGTHAPDSEKLSEYECGFPAFEAPRKPFDVRFYLVAILFIIFDLEAAFLFPWAVVVLDLGWEAWGAMMVFLGILTIGFIYEWKKGALDWD, encoded by the coding sequence ATGGGCGTCGCGCTGGCGCTGTCGCTTCTGTTCGTCTTCCTGCCGATGGCGGTGTCGCGCTTCACCGGAACCCACGCCCCGGACAGCGAGAAGCTTTCGGAATATGAATGCGGCTTTCCGGCCTTCGAGGCACCGCGCAAGCCGTTCGACGTCCGTTTCTATCTTGTCGCGATTCTGTTCATCATTTTCGACCTTGAGGCCGCCTTCCTCTTCCCTTGGGCCGTCGTCGTGCTCGACCTCGGTTGGGAGGCGTGGGGCGCGATGATGGTCTTCCTCGGCATTTTGACGATCGGTTTCATCTACGAATGGAAAAAGGGCGCGCTCGACTGGGATTAG
- the nagA gene encoding N-acetylglucosamine-6-phosphate deacetylase, whose product MIFRFHNGRVALPSGVVGAVDIAVADGTVTAVTQAADTPADREIDLDGGWLLPGFVDTQVNGGGGVLFNDQVDVEAIAAIGAAHARYGTTAFLPTLISDTPAQIAAALAAVDAAIEQGVPGVVGIHIEGPFINEVKRGIHEAHRIRRLDDAILTTLTAPHRGRVMLTLAPELCDEDDIRTLVRHGVIVSAGHSDATYDEAQRAIGAGLSGFTHLFNAMSPLHHRNPGAVGAAFDSDTWCGLIVDDVHLHPAVVRLAVHAKGKDRIMLVTDAMPSVGTDVSEFTLQGKRIAVKDGVCIFEDGTLAGTHLDMASALRKTVEVTGLPVPDVSAMASATPAAFLSLQDSIGAIAPGQRADWVWLSAQLAPRATWIGGRIVPETASDLVQAAQ is encoded by the coding sequence ATGATCTTTCGTTTCCATAACGGCCGGGTCGCACTGCCGTCCGGCGTCGTCGGCGCGGTGGACATCGCCGTCGCCGACGGCACCGTCACCGCCGTCACTCAAGCGGCCGACACGCCCGCAGACCGGGAGATCGATCTGGACGGCGGCTGGCTCCTCCCCGGCTTCGTCGACACCCAGGTCAATGGCGGCGGCGGGGTGCTGTTCAACGACCAGGTCGATGTCGAAGCGATCGCGGCGATCGGCGCCGCGCATGCGCGCTATGGCACCACCGCCTTCCTGCCGACGCTGATCAGCGACACACCGGCGCAGATCGCCGCCGCGCTCGCCGCGGTCGACGCCGCGATCGAGCAAGGGGTTCCGGGCGTCGTCGGCATCCATATCGAAGGCCCGTTCATCAACGAAGTGAAGCGCGGCATCCACGAGGCGCATCGTATCCGCCGCCTCGACGACGCCATCCTTACGACGCTCACCGCGCCGCACCGCGGGCGCGTGATGCTGACGCTGGCGCCCGAGCTGTGCGACGAGGACGACATCCGCACGCTCGTCCGCCACGGGGTGATCGTCAGCGCGGGGCATAGCGATGCGACCTATGACGAAGCGCAGCGCGCGATCGGCGCGGGGCTGTCGGGTTTCACCCATTTGTTCAATGCGATGTCGCCGCTGCACCACCGCAATCCGGGCGCGGTCGGCGCGGCGTTCGACTCCGATACCTGGTGCGGACTGATCGTCGATGACGTCCACCTGCACCCCGCGGTCGTGCGGCTGGCGGTCCATGCGAAGGGCAAGGACCGCATCATGCTCGTCACCGACGCGATGCCGAGCGTCGGCACCGATGTCAGCGAATTCACGCTGCAGGGCAAGCGCATCGCGGTGAAGGACGGCGTCTGCATTTTCGAGGATGGCACGCTCGCGGGCACGCACCTCGACATGGCGTCGGCGCTGCGCAAGACGGTGGAGGTGACGGGGCTGCCTGTGCCCGATGTGTCGGCCATGGCGAGCGCGACGCCTGCCGCTTTCCTGTCGCTGCAGGACAGTATCGGCGCGATCGCACCCGGGCAGCGCGCCGACTGGGTGTGGCTGAGTGCGCAGCTCGCGCCGCGTGCCACATGGATCGGCGGGCGGATCGTTCCGGAAACCGCATCGGACCTTGTCCAAGCCGCACAATGA
- the ptsP gene encoding phosphoenolpyruvate--protein phosphotransferase, producing MSLIITSPLRGWATTLDSVPDPVFAQRMMGDGVAIQPLGDTVVAPFDGEVVTLHDAGHAISLRSAEGAEVLIHIGLDTVMLKGEGFTPLVAIGDKVSRGDPLIHFDLDAVALAATSLITPVIVTNAEAFAISRRTVDCAIGACEALMTLVPVQAEARRRSDDGTVVEQAVTLSLPHGIHARPAARIGETARRFEADVHLLNGDKRGDARSTVALLALGTGFGDDVIVQARGGDAEAALAAVVALLATDMGEGAPAATSVAPINEQVLRAGQIGGVIASPGLAMGPAARLRQAEIAVARDGSGPVEERAALLAARSDVRGRIAARADSADGSVAAVMHAHLALIDDPELLAGAEKRIVEGRSAGFAWRGAIHDQVDAIRATGNAHLIERIDDLIDIERQLLSTLTGTPLDGNAIPAGAIIVAEDLLPSQLVTLAAAKPAGICLARGGPTSHVAILCAGMGLPALVAMGDALDAVADGAPLLLDAEMGHATVAPSPADSEAFTARLAKRDARREAAKAAARDACQTADGTRIEIFANIGTVEDAVLAAEQGAEGSGLVRSEFLFLARDTAPSEDEQHAAYQGIADALAGKPVIIRLLDIGGDKPAAYIPIAHEENPALGQRGIRVALAQPDLLETQLRAILRVQPAGQCKIMIPMVASLDELRQVRAIVERLRGEMGIATPVEVGVMVETPAAAMTADLLAAEADFLSIGTNDLTQYVLAMDRGNPAVAAGVDAMHPAVLRMIGETCRLATARGRWVGVCGGLASDPAALPILVGLGATELSAVPGFVAEAKQIGRGLTLIEARAHAELALQCKSAAEVRALARAFEETRR from the coding sequence ATGAGCTTGATCATCACCTCTCCGCTCAGAGGATGGGCGACGACGCTGGACAGCGTTCCCGATCCCGTTTTTGCCCAGCGCATGATGGGCGACGGCGTCGCGATCCAGCCGCTCGGCGATACCGTCGTCGCGCCGTTCGACGGCGAGGTGGTAACGCTCCACGACGCGGGCCACGCGATTTCGCTGCGCAGCGCCGAGGGCGCCGAGGTGCTGATCCATATCGGGCTCGATACCGTGATGCTGAAGGGCGAAGGCTTCACCCCGCTCGTCGCGATCGGCGACAAGGTGTCGCGCGGCGATCCGCTGATCCACTTCGATCTCGACGCCGTCGCGCTAGCCGCGACGAGCCTGATCACCCCGGTGATCGTGACCAATGCCGAGGCGTTTGCGATCAGCCGCCGCACCGTCGATTGCGCGATCGGCGCATGCGAAGCACTGATGACATTGGTCCCGGTACAGGCTGAGGCGCGCCGCCGGTCGGATGACGGCACGGTGGTCGAACAGGCGGTGACGCTGTCGCTGCCGCACGGCATCCACGCGCGCCCCGCGGCACGGATCGGGGAGACGGCACGGCGGTTCGAGGCCGACGTGCATCTGCTGAACGGCGACAAGCGCGGCGATGCGCGCAGCACCGTGGCGCTGCTCGCGCTCGGCACAGGCTTTGGCGATGACGTCATCGTGCAAGCGCGCGGCGGCGATGCCGAGGCGGCGCTCGCCGCCGTCGTGGCGCTGCTCGCAACCGACATGGGCGAAGGCGCGCCGGCAGCGACATCGGTCGCGCCGATCAACGAGCAGGTGCTGCGCGCGGGACAGATCGGGGGCGTTATCGCGTCGCCCGGCCTTGCGATGGGCCCCGCGGCGCGGTTGCGGCAGGCCGAGATTGCGGTCGCGCGCGATGGCTCGGGCCCGGTCGAGGAGCGCGCCGCGCTGCTCGCGGCACGCAGCGACGTTCGCGGCCGGATCGCGGCGCGCGCCGACAGCGCGGACGGCAGCGTCGCGGCGGTCATGCACGCGCATCTGGCACTGATCGACGATCCCGAACTGCTTGCGGGCGCGGAGAAGCGCATCGTCGAGGGACGCAGCGCGGGCTTCGCGTGGCGCGGGGCGATCCACGACCAGGTCGATGCTATCCGCGCGACGGGCAACGCGCATCTGATCGAACGCATCGACGACCTGATCGATATCGAGCGCCAATTGCTGTCGACGCTGACGGGCACTCCGCTCGACGGCAATGCCATTCCGGCCGGAGCAATCATAGTTGCCGAAGACCTACTGCCGTCGCAGCTCGTGACGCTCGCAGCCGCGAAACCTGCCGGCATCTGCCTCGCACGCGGCGGCCCGACCTCGCATGTCGCGATCCTATGCGCGGGCATGGGCTTGCCTGCGCTCGTCGCGATGGGCGACGCGCTCGATGCGGTTGCCGACGGCGCGCCGCTCTTGCTCGACGCAGAGATGGGGCATGCCACGGTCGCCCCCTCACCCGCCGATAGCGAAGCCTTCACGGCGCGCCTCGCCAAGCGCGATGCGCGGCGCGAAGCCGCAAAGGCGGCAGCGCGGGATGCTTGCCAAACGGCCGACGGCACGCGCATCGAAATCTTCGCCAATATCGGCACGGTCGAAGACGCCGTGCTGGCCGCCGAACAGGGCGCCGAGGGATCAGGACTCGTCCGCAGCGAGTTCCTGTTCCTCGCTCGCGATACCGCGCCGTCCGAGGATGAGCAGCACGCCGCCTATCAGGGCATCGCCGACGCGCTCGCCGGCAAGCCGGTGATCATCCGCCTGCTCGACATCGGCGGCGACAAGCCCGCCGCCTATATCCCTATCGCGCACGAGGAAAATCCGGCGCTCGGCCAGCGCGGTATCCGCGTCGCGCTCGCACAGCCCGACCTGCTCGAAACGCAGCTTCGCGCGATCCTGCGCGTCCAGCCCGCCGGCCAGTGCAAGATCATGATTCCGATGGTCGCGAGCCTCGACGAGCTGCGCCAGGTTCGCGCGATCGTCGAGCGACTGCGCGGCGAAATGGGGATAGCAACACCGGTCGAGGTCGGCGTGATGGTCGAAACCCCCGCGGCGGCGATGACCGCCGACCTGCTCGCCGCCGAGGCCGATTTCCTGTCGATCGGCACCAACGACCTGACCCAATATGTGCTCGCGATGGATCGCGGCAATCCGGCGGTCGCCGCCGGGGTCGACGCGATGCACCCCGCGGTGCTGCGCATGATCGGCGAAACCTGCCGCCTCGCCACCGCGCGTGGACGCTGGGTCGGCGTGTGCGGCGGGCTCGCCTCGGATCCCGCGGCGTTGCCAATCCTGGTCGGGCTCGGCGCCACCGAACTCTCGGCCGTCCCCGGCTTCGTCGCCGAGGCGAAGCAGATCGGGCGCGGCCTCACCCTGATCGAAGCACGCGCGCATGCCGAACTCGCGTTGCAATGCAAGTCGGCGGCCGAGGTTCGCGCGCTCGCCCGCGCATTCGAGGAGACACGGCGATGA
- a CDS encoding family 20 glycosylhydrolase: MRATGLIGIAIAALAAPQALAADTSSQAALDRFADTLGYRLQVVDNRPVCPVGIEGCFLSTITLTLPETLPADLPTKGLALTFSFVNPLPRVESDIFMHRHVNGDVQQLTLKPGVTLRPGSTHEIRLWGVGSNFSKAFAMPNAYLVADGLKPRTIAATRAVIDPETGLETLPFVAPMTDEAKLATKGDADKTRWLTAERAFDVQAARLAPEAKGVVILPKPAKAMQGRGRAVDLTRGVALTLNGVERSAVAPALAALGSPEGGALPLTIRIDPAAAKKAEGYILDVKASGIAITAHDAAGASHALRSLAQQAAFDKGKLAPLHIEDAPEYGFRGLHIDLGRNFHGRDQILKLVEAMAAYKLNKLHLHLADDEGWRIEIPAFPELAAVGSKRCHDPAEQTCLLPQLGAGPDGAGGVNGYLSVADYVAIVQAAAARQIEVIPSIDMPGHSRAAIRAMEARYARLAAAGKKAEAETYRLIDPADATEYRSVQHYNDNTLNVCLPAAYRFVDTVVDALADMHRQAGVPLKTFHLGADETAGAWVKSPACKAMIAENGGDAGKLTPRFIERVSKNLAAKGLQAAGWSDGMGHTETARMPKEVQTNIWGVLHAGAIREAHDQMNRGWDAVLSIPDLGYFDMPYAPHPDESGYNWASRGVDPYQVFGFMPGNLPANAATIRNIQAEGKAIEDKPVLQPGRRVAGLQGQLWSETIRTDAQVDYMLFPRLLALAERAWAPAPWTPAYQAGASYEWGDTRVDAVKLKAGWQDFAGRTAAQFPMLEKMGVAYRVAPPGARIANGKLQANSMFPGTAIEYRVEGGAWTRYAGPVAVSGAVELRSRSADGKRASRTVRVEPAR, translated from the coding sequence ATGCGGGCCACGGGGTTGATCGGGATAGCGATTGCGGCGCTGGCCGCCCCTCAGGCTCTGGCGGCAGACACGTCGTCGCAAGCCGCGCTCGACCGTTTCGCCGACACGCTGGGTTATCGGCTCCAGGTGGTCGACAACCGCCCGGTGTGCCCGGTCGGGATCGAGGGTTGTTTTCTGTCGACGATCACGCTGACCCTTCCCGAAACGCTGCCCGCCGACCTGCCGACCAAGGGACTCGCGCTCACTTTCAGCTTCGTCAATCCGCTGCCACGCGTCGAAAGCGACATTTTCATGCACCGCCACGTCAATGGTGACGTCCAGCAATTGACGCTGAAACCCGGCGTGACGCTGCGCCCCGGTTCGACGCACGAGATCAGGCTGTGGGGCGTCGGCTCGAATTTTTCAAAGGCGTTCGCGATGCCCAACGCCTATCTGGTTGCCGACGGGCTGAAACCGCGCACCATCGCGGCGACGCGCGCGGTGATCGATCCCGAGACCGGGCTCGAGACGCTGCCTTTTGTCGCGCCGATGACCGATGAGGCGAAGCTCGCGACCAAGGGCGATGCCGACAAGACGCGCTGGCTGACCGCCGAACGCGCCTTCGATGTGCAGGCCGCACGGCTGGCGCCCGAAGCGAAGGGCGTCGTGATCCTGCCGAAGCCCGCGAAAGCGATGCAGGGCAGGGGGCGGGCGGTGGATCTTACCCGCGGCGTCGCGCTGACACTGAACGGCGTCGAACGCAGCGCGGTTGCGCCTGCCTTGGCGGCGCTCGGGTCGCCCGAGGGCGGCGCGCTGCCGCTGACGATCCGCATCGATCCCGCCGCCGCGAAAAAGGCCGAGGGCTATATTCTCGACGTCAAGGCATCGGGCATTGCCATCACCGCGCACGACGCGGCGGGGGCGAGCCACGCGCTGCGCTCGCTGGCGCAACAGGCGGCGTTCGACAAGGGCAAGCTCGCGCCGCTCCACATCGAGGATGCGCCCGAATATGGCTTCCGCGGCCTCCACATCGACCTTGGCCGCAACTTCCATGGGCGCGACCAGATTTTGAAGCTGGTCGAAGCGATGGCGGCATACAAGCTCAACAAGCTGCACCTCCACCTCGCCGACGACGAAGGCTGGCGCATCGAAATCCCGGCGTTCCCCGAACTGGCCGCGGTCGGGTCGAAACGCTGCCACGATCCCGCCGAACAGACGTGCCTCCTGCCGCAGCTGGGCGCGGGGCCCGACGGCGCCGGGGGCGTCAACGGCTATCTGAGCGTTGCCGACTATGTCGCGATCGTGCAGGCGGCGGCGGCGCGGCAGATCGAGGTCATCCCGTCGATCGACATGCCCGGCCACTCGCGCGCTGCGATCAGGGCGATGGAGGCGCGCTATGCCCGCCTGGCCGCCGCGGGCAAGAAGGCTGAGGCCGAGACGTACCGGCTGATCGACCCCGCCGACGCCACCGAATATCGCAGCGTCCAGCATTACAACGACAACACGCTCAATGTCTGCCTGCCCGCCGCCTATCGCTTCGTCGACACGGTGGTCGATGCGCTCGCCGACATGCACCGCCAGGCAGGCGTGCCGCTCAAGACCTTCCACCTCGGCGCCGACGAGACCGCGGGCGCTTGGGTCAAATCGCCCGCCTGCAAGGCGATGATCGCCGAAAATGGCGGTGATGCGGGCAAGCTCACCCCGCGCTTCATCGAGCGCGTGAGCAAAAACCTCGCCGCCAAGGGGCTGCAGGCCGCCGGTTGGAGCGACGGCATGGGGCATACCGAAACCGCGCGCATGCCAAAGGAGGTGCAAACGAACATCTGGGGCGTGCTGCACGCCGGCGCGATTCGCGAGGCGCACGACCAGATGAACCGTGGTTGGGACGCCGTGCTGTCGATCCCCGACCTTGGTTATTTCGACATGCCCTATGCGCCGCACCCCGACGAGAGTGGTTATAACTGGGCGTCGCGCGGCGTCGACCCGTATCAGGTGTTCGGCTTCATGCCGGGCAACCTGCCCGCCAACGCCGCGACGATCCGCAACATCCAGGCCGAAGGCAAGGCGATCGAGGACAAGCCCGTTCTGCAACCGGGCCGCCGCGTCGCGGGACTGCAAGGGCAGCTCTGGAGTGAGACGATCCGCACGGACGCGCAGGTCGATTATATGCTCTTCCCGCGCCTGCTCGCGCTCGCCGAACGCGCGTGGGCGCCGGCGCCGTGGACTCCGGCCTATCAGGCGGGGGCGAGTTATGAATGGGGCGACACACGCGTCGACGCCGTGAAGCTCAAGGCGGGATGGCAGGATTTCGCCGGGCGCACCGCGGCGCAGTTCCCGATGCTCGAAAAAATGGGCGTCGCCTATCGTGTCGCCCCCCCGGGCGCGCGGATCGCGAACGGCAAGCTTCAGGCGAACAGCATGTTCCCCGGCACCGCGATCGAATATCGTGTCGAGGGCGGCGCGTGGACGCGCTATGCCGGGCCGGTGGCGGTCAGCGGCGCCGTAGAACTGCGCAGCCGCTCCGCCGATGGCAAGCGCGCCAGCCGGACGGTTCGGGTCGAACCCGCGCGGTAG
- a CDS encoding phytanoyl-CoA dioxygenase family protein, with the protein MSAETLFAEQGYAAVPLFDPEVVRAAAADIAEHVDRVSRALYLPFEQSCPDAPPSERIDRVYAHERSVANLLRVAVCTDAHRGPKLQALANDPRLIEAAERLGGRALSGKIARVRASIACFPEHRHAWHSDVARDDGTGCGKVMVTAWIPLSDAGPENGGLEIAAGRQPAPLASDGDDGFEISEWRLAGLPRVQPECPAGTVLFLDRFTPHRTLPARATRFALVIWMKAA; encoded by the coding sequence ATGAGCGCCGAAACGCTGTTCGCCGAGCAGGGGTATGCCGCGGTGCCGCTGTTCGATCCGGAGGTTGTCCGCGCGGCCGCGGCCGATATCGCCGAGCATGTCGACCGCGTGTCGCGTGCGCTGTACCTGCCGTTCGAACAAAGTTGCCCCGACGCCCCGCCGAGCGAACGGATCGACCGCGTGTACGCACACGAGCGCAGTGTCGCGAATTTGCTGCGCGTCGCGGTCTGCACCGACGCGCATCGCGGGCCGAAGCTTCAGGCACTCGCGAACGACCCGCGGCTGATCGAGGCCGCCGAGCGGCTCGGCGGCCGCGCGCTGTCGGGAAAGATCGCACGCGTCCGCGCGAGCATCGCCTGCTTTCCCGAGCATCGCCACGCCTGGCACAGCGACGTTGCGCGCGACGACGGCACCGGATGCGGCAAGGTCATGGTGACCGCGTGGATCCCGCTGAGCGATGCGGGCCCCGAAAACGGCGGACTGGAGATCGCAGCGGGGCGCCAGCCCGCACCGCTGGCGAGCGACGGCGATGACGGCTTCGAAATCTCCGAATGGCGGCTTGCCGGCCTGCCGCGTGTTCAGCCCGAATGCCCGGCGGGCACGGTGTTGTTCCTCGATCGTTTCACCCCGCACCGCACGCTTCCCGCGCGCGCGACGCGCTTTGCGCTCGTCATATGGATGAAGGCCGCCTGA
- a CDS encoding SIS domain-containing protein: protein MTPNAASDGRQTLMEQEAGEAAGGVARMLEANRDAFAAIARRLRASPPAAVVTCARGSSDHAATYAKYLIETMTGTPTASAALSIASLYDVPAVAGNRLCLAISQSGKSPDLLAAVEQQRDAGAFVVVLVNAEGSPLAALADVVIPLSAGVERSVAATKSYIASLAAIAALVAAWSEDAALESALTALPDQLARAFALDWSPAVGAFQGATNLFVLGRGYGLGVAQEAALKFKETSGLHAESFSAAEVRHGPMAIVGDAFHVLALGGTDRAAAGVREVADEFRGRGATVLLADPAGGDLPAIAAHPAIEPIMLIQSFYRMASALALARGHNPDSPPHLNKVTETL, encoded by the coding sequence ATGACGCCGAACGCCGCATCGGACGGACGACAGACGCTGATGGAGCAGGAAGCAGGCGAGGCGGCGGGCGGCGTCGCAAGGATGCTGGAGGCGAATCGCGACGCCTTCGCCGCGATCGCCCGGCGCCTGCGCGCCTCGCCCCCCGCGGCGGTCGTCACCTGCGCGCGCGGATCGTCGGATCATGCGGCGACCTATGCCAAATATCTGATCGAGACGATGACGGGGACGCCGACCGCGTCGGCCGCGCTGTCGATCGCGTCGCTCTATGACGTCCCCGCGGTCGCAGGCAATCGCCTCTGCCTCGCGATTTCGCAGTCGGGGAAAAGCCCCGACCTGCTCGCCGCCGTCGAACAGCAGCGCGATGCCGGCGCCTTTGTCGTCGTGCTGGTCAATGCCGAAGGCTCGCCACTCGCAGCCCTCGCCGACGTCGTGATCCCGCTGTCCGCCGGGGTCGAACGGTCGGTGGCCGCGACCAAATCCTATATCGCCTCGCTCGCCGCGATCGCCGCACTCGTCGCGGCCTGGTCGGAAGACGCGGCGCTTGAAAGTGCGCTGACCGCCCTGCCCGATCAGCTTGCACGGGCGTTCGCGCTCGACTGGTCGCCCGCGGTCGGCGCCTTTCAGGGTGCCACGAACCTGTTCGTTCTCGGGCGCGGCTATGGCCTTGGCGTGGCGCAGGAGGCGGCGCTTAAATTCAAGGAAACCTCGGGGCTCCATGCCGAAAGTTTCAGCGCTGCCGAGGTGCGCCACGGCCCGATGGCGATCGTCGGCGATGCCTTTCATGTCCTCGCGCTCGGCGGCACCGACCGCGCCGCCGCCGGCGTTCGCGAGGTCGCCGACGAGTTTCGCGGGCGCGGCGCCACCGTCTTGCTCGCCGATCCCGCGGGCGGCGACCTGCCCGCTATCGCGGCGCATCCGGCGATCGAGCCGATCATGCTGATCCAGAGCTTTTACCGCATGGCGAGCGCGCTGGCGCTGGCCCGGGGGCACAACCCCGACTCGCCTCCACATCTCAACAAGGTTACCGAGACTCTATGA
- a CDS encoding GntR family transcriptional regulator yields the protein MSLIERVGPLQKDDPTPLYLQLQKVLRDAIEGQLVKAEEAIPTERDLAEEFDVSRITVRKAIDGLVADGIVARRRGAGTFVTRPRVEKSFSKLTSFSEDMVSRGRKPHSKWISKTAGAVTPEEALSLGLSPGSLVYRFHRIRYADDTSMALEYATIPAYCLPSVETVGASLYEALEAAGHLPVRALQRLRAVAFSAEQAEVLGIETGTPGLFIERRGFLPDGRTAEFTQSYYRGDAYDVVAELNG from the coding sequence TTGTCACTGATCGAACGCGTGGGTCCGCTGCAAAAGGACGATCCCACCCCGCTGTACCTTCAGTTGCAGAAGGTCCTGCGCGACGCGATCGAGGGACAATTGGTCAAGGCCGAAGAGGCCATCCCGACCGAACGCGACCTCGCCGAGGAATTTGATGTCTCGCGCATCACCGTGCGCAAAGCGATCGACGGGCTGGTCGCCGATGGAATCGTTGCACGGCGCCGCGGCGCGGGAACCTTCGTCACACGGCCGCGCGTCGAGAAAAGCTTCTCCAAGCTCACTTCCTTTTCGGAAGACATGGTGTCGCGCGGACGCAAGCCGCACAGCAAGTGGATCAGCAAGACCGCGGGCGCGGTGACGCCCGAGGAAGCGCTGTCGCTCGGCCTGTCGCCGGGCTCGCTCGTCTATCGCTTCCACCGCATCCGCTATGCCGACGACACGTCGATGGCGCTCGAATATGCGACGATCCCGGCTTATTGCCTGCCATCGGTCGAGACGGTCGGCGCGTCGCTCTATGAGGCGCTCGAAGCGGCGGGGCATCTGCCCGTGCGTGCGCTCCAGCGACTGCGCGCGGTCGCCTTCAGCGCCGAACAAGCCGAGGTTCTGGGGATCGAGACTGGCACGCCCGGCCTGTTCATCGAACGGCGCGGGTTCCTGCCCGACGGCCGCACCGCCGAGTTTACCCAGAGCTATTATCGCGGCGACGCCTATGACGTCGTGGCGGAGCTCAACGGATAG
- the nagE gene encoding N-acetylglucosamine-specific PTS transporter subunit IIBC, with product MRKMLETLQPLGRALMLPIAVLPIAGLLLRIGQPDLLDIAFISAAGGAIFENLGILFAIGVAVGFARDGNGAAALAGVVCYLVTTTGAQTFLTAPPDIGAGLPEAAAALAAKNWALTQIDKLEVPIGIFSGLIGGNFYNRFATIALPEYLAFFGGRRFVPIASGVAGLLLAAVIGYGYAHISGAIDTASRTVVESGSAGLFVYGALNRLLIVTGLHHIINNAAWFLVGDFGGATGDLRRFFAGDPNAGAFMSGFFPVMMFGLPAACLAMYHEARPERRKAVGGMLFSLAFTSFLTGVTEPIEFTFMFVAPLLYAIHALLTGVAMALMNALDVKLGFGFSAGLFDYVLNFSLATRPWMLLPVGAAYAALYYGLFRFFIRRFDLATPGREKGVVAETATQSAGGARGGAFVAALGGAANLVSVDACTTRLRLIVADQQAIDDDALTALGARGIIRPSEKAAQVVLGPIADLVAEEIRGALAWSGAAAAATLTPVIAGGTDASGLPAEIVGALGGDANVRTVHALHGRFRVELADAGRVDEGALARITHGIVRPRPDICHILL from the coding sequence ATGAGAAAGATGCTCGAAACGCTCCAGCCGCTCGGCCGCGCGCTGATGCTGCCGATCGCGGTGCTGCCGATCGCGGGTCTGCTGCTGCGCATCGGCCAGCCCGACCTGCTCGATATCGCCTTCATCTCGGCGGCGGGCGGCGCGATTTTCGAAAACCTCGGCATCCTCTTCGCGATCGGCGTCGCGGTCGGCTTTGCGCGCGACGGCAATGGCGCCGCGGCGCTCGCGGGCGTCGTCTGTTACCTCGTCACCACCACCGGCGCACAGACCTTCCTGACGGCACCACCCGATATTGGTGCGGGTTTGCCCGAGGCGGCGGCGGCGCTCGCTGCGAAGAATTGGGCGCTCACGCAAATCGACAAGCTTGAGGTGCCGATAGGCATATTCTCCGGCCTCATCGGCGGCAATTTCTACAACCGCTTCGCGACCATCGCGCTCCCCGAATATCTCGCCTTCTTCGGCGGCCGGCGCTTTGTGCCGATCGCCAGCGGGGTCGCGGGGCTGCTGCTCGCCGCCGTCATCGGCTATGGCTATGCGCATATCAGCGGCGCGATCGATACCGCGAGCCGCACCGTGGTCGAAAGCGGCAGCGCCGGTCTCTTCGTCTATGGCGCGCTCAACCGGCTGCTGATCGTCACCGGGCTCCACCACATCATCAACAACGCCGCCTGGTTCCTCGTCGGCGATTTCGGGGGCGCGACGGGCGATCTTCGCCGCTTCTTCGCGGGCGATCCCAATGCGGGCGCATTCATGTCGGGCTTTTTCCCGGTGATGATGTTCGGCCTGCCCGCCGCGTGCCTCGCCATGTATCACGAGGCGCGGCCCGAGCGGCGCAAGGCGGTCGGCGGCATGCTCTTCAGCCTCGCCTTCACCAGCTTCCTGACCGGGGTGACCGAGCCGATCGAGTTCACCTTCATGTTCGTCGCGCCCCTGCTCTACGCGATCCACGCGCTGCTCACCGGCGTCGCGATGGCGCTGATGAACGCGCTCGACGTGAAGCTCGGCTTCGGCTTCTCGGCGGGGCTGTTCGACTATGTGCTGAACTTCAGCCTCGCGACGCGGCCGTGGATGCTGCTGCCGGTGGGCGCTGCCTATGCCGCGCTCTATTACGGCCTGTTCCGCTTCTTCATCCGCCGTTTCGACCTCGCGACGCCGGGACGCGAAAAGGGCGTCGTCGCCGAAACCGCCACCCAATCGGCGGGCGGCGCGCGCGGCGGAGCCTTTGTCGCGGCACTCGGCGGCGCGGCCAATCTGGTCAGCGTCGATGCCTGCACCACGCGCCTGCGCCTGATCGTCGCCGACCAGCAGGCCATCGACGACGACGCGCTGACCGCGCTCGGCGCGCGCGGCATCATCCGCCCGTCGGAAAAGGCGGCGCAGGTCGTGCTCGGCCCGATCGCCGACCTGGTCGCCGAGGAAATCCGCGGCGCGCTGGCGTGGAGCGGCGCCGCGGCGGCGGCGACGCTGACCCCGGTGATAGCTGGTGGCACCGACGCCTCGGGGCTCCCGGCGGAGATTGTCGGCGCGCTCGGCGGCGATGCCAATGTCCGCACCGTCCACGCGCTCCATGGGCGCTTCCGGGTCGAACTCGCCGATGCGGGGCGCGTCGACGAGGGCGCGCTCGCCCGGATCACGCACGGGATCGTCCGCCCGCGACCCGACATCTGTCACATCCTGCTATGA